Proteins encoded together in one Drosophila suzukii unplaced genomic scaffold, CBGP_Dsuzu_IsoJpt1.0 scf_10, whole genome shotgun sequence window:
- the LOC139354592 gene encoding uncharacterized protein: MALTETNYSVAWNLVVKRYNNPRLQFMYNMNALYGIEPLSKEIAVDLRNLLILANVCISEFRRLHIAIDSCDHWLVHHLLTKLPISATQAWEHSLGNNVKIPTFTKLEVFLHNRLVSIDLIESRKPAVPVRSSIQSTNHRQTTRPSGNSTVRGHSFHSTLESGSIRCSLCQQNHVLRRCPDFLAKDCFARKVIFDRSKASIALVLPTLSVNAAATETARNVHASDSGRSADAVQNAPSTQLFSAVASHLNSTTLLATALVRIVNNSTGQSALVRALIDHGSEGTLITENIVQALRLKRHPVRAEITGIGNTSHNQCRHSTDFTIISCSGSDFNAYVSSAFILRSLTDPNFIKSGRIDLLIGVDIIPQLMLPDIRKGTVAEPIAQNTQLGWIVFGPAEAAQTTSISIRCNLANLNNMVIGRSRQIALNRFHALERKLEHRPDFSQQYVSTIQEYFDLKQIKEVKGSEEEHTRINAQRQLSISACTAPHHAVIKDDSLTTKMRVVYDASCKTSNGRSLNDILCTGPALQGGGVILNWRLHRYVFVADITKMYRCIDMHEEDAQYQRIFWRDEKGLIKEYFLTTVTFGTASAPFTAIRVIHQIASDERERYPLAEHVLKKEIYVDDVHETIDGALKIRNDVIAALQSAGMELKKWASNHPDILESIPTTDLSNSSVFEIDNKDSIKTLGWYWHPNKDGFGFNLKFSFNPIFTKRSILSTVARLFDPLGYLAPVIIAAKILLKEVWSFRIERKDEPPASLDWDDPLPDQLAERWRQLIQELPDIEEIHIPRWLGFDLRHVSTLQLHMFCDGSSMAYAACAYLRASCTDGSVQVILLAARSRVTPVKPLTIPRVELSGALLCTQLADWIVNQLQASHHTISVHYWSDAMIVLYWISGDPRRWKTFVSNRIGAILEASSPSQWRHVLTQENPADCATRGLTPSQLKHHTLWWNGPHWLHLSEEHSPVNPVQSPKSELISGEQSLKHIGAHISYVKRFIYNTRHKKADRLTGPIQVSEFQQALFALVRMVQQVYSGII, encoded by the exons ATGGCATTAACAGAAACCAACTATTCAGTGGCATGGAACCTTGTGGTAAAACGATACAACAACCCTCGACTGCAGTTCATGTACAATATGAATGCACTGTACGGAATCGAGCCACTGTCCAAGGAGATCGCGGTGGACCTTAGAAATTTGTTAATCTTGGcaaatgtatgtattagtGAATTCCGACGACTACACATTGCCATTGATTCCTGTGATCATTGGTTGGTACATCATTTACTTACAAAGCTGCCTATCAGCGCAACACAGGCCTGGGAACATTCCCTGGGCAACAACGTGAAAATCCCCACCTTCACAAAGCTGGAggtgtttcttcacaatcgaTTGGTCAGCATCGACCTAATTGAGAGTAGGAAACCAGCCGTTCCAGTTAGATCATCTATACAATCGACCAACCATCGCCAGACAACCAGACCATCGGGAAACTCCACTGTTAGGGGACACAGCTTCCACAGCACTCTTGAGTCTGGATCCATCAGGTGCTCGCTCTGCCAACAGAATCACGTTCTAAGACGGTGCCCGGACTTCCTTGCCAAGGATTGTTTCGCGCGAAAGGTTATATTCGACCGCTCGAAGGCATCAATTGCCTTAGTGCTTCCCACTCTCTCAGTCAATGCAGCAGCAACCGAAACTGCTCGCAATGTG CATGCTTCAGACTCTGGTCGGAGCGCAGACGCTGTACAAAATGCACCATCAACGCAACTCTTCAGCGCAGTTGCCTCCCATCTGAACTCAACGACCCTTCTTGCTACTGCACTTGTTCGGATCGTAAATAACTCCACTGGGCAGTCAGCTTTAGTTCGAGCTCTCATCGACCATGGCTCTGAAGGCACCCTCATCACGGAAAACATCGTTCAAGCGCTTAGACTCAAACGGCATCCTGTTCGAGCTGAGATCACGGGAATTGGTAATACGTCGCATAATCAGTGCAGGCACAGCACCGACTTCACCATAATCTCATGTTCAGGATCAGATTTTAATGCCTACGTATCCTCAGCCTTCATCCTTCGGTCACTAACAG ATCCTAATTTCATCAAGTCGGGTCGCATTGACCTACTTATCGGTGTCGACATTATCCCGCAATTAATGCTTCCGGACATACGCAAAGGGACGGTTGCAGAACCAATTGCACAAAACACACAGCTGGGCTGGATAGTTTTTGGACCAGCTGAAGCAGCCCAGACGACTTCAATCTCCATTCGTTGTAATTTGGCAAACCTAAACAACATG GTGATCGGCCGGTCAAGGCAAATCGCATTAAACCGTTTCCACGCCCTGGAAAGGAAACTTGAGCATCGGCCAGATTTTAGTCAACAGTATGTCAGCACTATTCAAGAGTACTTTGATCTAAAGCAGATAAAAGAGGTAAAAGGTAGTGAGGAAGAACACACTAGGATCAACGCTCAAAGGCAACTCTCAATCTCTGCGTGCACCGCTCCACATCATGCTGTAATCAAAGACGACAGTTTAACTACAAAGATGCGCGTCGTATACGACGCTTCGTGCAAAACGTCTAACGGGAGGTCTTTGAATGATATTTTATGCACGGGTCCCGCCCTACAAGGAGGAGGAGTTATACTCAACTGGCGTCTCCATCGGTATGTCTTCGTGGCcgatataacaaaaatgtatcGCTGCATAGATATGCATGAAGAAGATGCCCAGTATCAGCGAATTTTCTGGCGCGATGAAAAGGGACTCATcaaggaatattttttgactaCAGTAACGTTTGGCACTGCCTCGGCACCCTTCACGGCGATTCGAGTCATACATCAGATTGCGTCCGACGAGCGCGAACGCTATCCTCTGGCCGAGCATgtccttaaaaaagaaatctatGTGGACGATGTTCACGAGACAATCGACGGAGCTCTAAAAATTCGCAATGATGTCATCGCAGCTCTGCAATCAGCAGGCATGGAGCTCAAGAAGTGGGCATCCAACCATCCAGATATCTTAGAAAGCATCCCAACTACAGATCTCTCTAACAGTAGCGTTTTTGAGATAGACAATAAGGACTCCATAAAAACTTTGGGGTGGTATTGGCATCCAAACAAAGatggttttggttttaatcttaAGTTTTCTTTCAATCCTATATTCACCAAGCGTTCTATACTATCCACAGTAGCACGCTTATTCGATCCGTTGGGATACCTGGCACCAGTGATCATCGCTGCCAAAATCCTGTTGAAGGAAGTTTGGAGTTTTCGTATCGAGCGCAAGGATGAGCCCCCCGCATCATTAGATTGGGACGACCCATTGCCAGATCAACTCGCCGAGCGGTGGCGACAGCTCATTCAAGAGCTCCCCGACATTGAAGAGATACACATCCCTCGTTGGTTAGGCTTCGATTTAAGGCATGTCTCGACGTTGCAACTACACATGTTTTGTGACGGATCATCCATGGCGTATGCAGCATGTGCTTATCTTCGAGCTAGTTGTACGGATGGTTCCGTGCAGGTTATCTTATTAGCCGCCCGCAGTCGAGTCACACCTGTTAAGCCGCTAACAATTCCGAGAGTTGAGTTATCCGGAGCCCTGCTGTGTACACAGTTAGCCGATTGGATTGTAAATCAACTTCAAGCATCACATCACACCATATCCGTACACTACTGGTCGGATGCAATGATAGTGCTGTATTGGATCAGCGGAGACCCTAGGCGTTGGAAGACATTTGTGTcgaatagaattggagcaatCCTGGAGGCAAGCTCGCCATCGCAGTGGAGACATGTTCTTACGCAAGAAAACCCAGCAGATTGTGCTACACGCGGACTCACCCCTTCCCAGCTGAAACATCACACGCTTTGGTGGAACGGACCACATTGGCTGCATCTTTCAGAGGAGCATTCGCCAGTTAATCCAGTTCAGTCCCCAAAATCAGAACTTATTTCAGGAGAGCAATCCTTAAAGCACATCGGAGCCCACATTT CCTACGTCAAACGATTCATTTATAATACTCGTCACAAAAAAGCGGATAGACTCACCGGCCCTATTCAGGTATCTGAATTCCAACAGGCTTTGTTCGCACTGGTGCGGATGGTTCAACAAGTCTATTCGGGAATTATCTAG